In one window of Gossypium arboreum isolate Shixiya-1 chromosome 4, ASM2569848v2, whole genome shotgun sequence DNA:
- the LOC108459658 gene encoding RING-H2 finger protein ATL78-like: protein MSTSSSQVSQDFLGNFHSRKLLLYYKQSNQPSAPPPYPQTTSLDQNVFMVLSVLICGIVCSLGLNLIIRCVLRCSNRSASDSTNNPSAATVNSGIESKALKTFPVVNYSAEMNLPGLDSECAICLSEFTPGERLRFLPKCNHGFHVRCIDKWLKSHTSCPKCRHCLLETCQKIMGCDQSSSPESCVPAQDIIVHIQSLEPEGVARDIRGVS from the coding sequence ATGTCAACCTCCTCATCTCAAGTTTCGCAAGATTTTCTTGGAAACTTTCATTCCAGAAAATTACTGCTTTATTACAAACAATCGAACCAACCATCAGCTCCTCCTCCTTACCCTCAGACTACCAGTTTAGACCAAAATGTTTTCATGGTGCTTTCAGTACTCATTTGTGGCATAGTTTGTTCATTGGGGCTAAACTTAATAATCAGATGTGTGCTAAGGTGCTCAAACAGGTCGGCTTCCGATTCCACCAACAACCCTTCAGCCGCAACAGTTAATAGCGGGATCGAGTCAAAGGCACTCAAGACTTTCCCTGTGGTGAATTACTCGGCAGAGATGAATCTGCCAGGGCTGGACTCGGAATGCGCGATATGTCTGTCGGAGTTTACGCCCGGCGAGCGCCTGCGGTTTCTACCCAAATGTAACCATGGATTTCATGTTCGTTGTATTGATAAGTGGCTTAAATCGCACACATCATGCCCCAAATGCAGGCATTGTTTGCTTGAAACATGCCAAAAGATCATGGGGTGTGATCAAAGTAGCTCACCGGAATCATGTGTTCCAGCTCAGGACATCATTGTGCATATTCAATCATTGGAACCTGAAGGTGTGGCGCGTGATATTAGGGGGGTTAGCTGA